A genomic segment from Alistipes senegalensis JC50 encodes:
- the mscL gene encoding large-conductance mechanosensitive channel protein MscL produces the protein MAFLKEFKEFALKGNVMDMAVGVIIGGAFGKIVSSLVNDILMPPIGALIGNTDFSQLRLDISKVRDITSSAVQSVEGIVSQGDAAQAAAAAEPIYWNYGAFIQQCVDFTILALCVFLMVKLMNRLMKKKEAAPAPAPEPPAPSKEELLLTEIRDLLKEQKK, from the coding sequence ATGGCATTTCTCAAAGAATTCAAAGAGTTCGCCCTCAAAGGCAACGTAATGGACATGGCCGTCGGCGTCATCATCGGCGGCGCATTCGGCAAGATCGTATCGTCGCTCGTAAACGATATTCTCATGCCCCCGATCGGCGCACTGATCGGGAATACCGACTTCTCGCAACTCCGGCTCGACATCTCGAAAGTGCGCGACATCACGTCGAGCGCCGTGCAGTCCGTGGAGGGCATTGTGTCCCAAGGCGACGCCGCACAGGCTGCGGCCGCCGCGGAACCGATTTACTGGAACTACGGCGCATTCATCCAGCAGTGCGTGGACTTCACCATCCTGGCGCTCTGCGTGTTCCTGATGGTCAAGCTGATGAACCGCCTGATGAAGAAAAAGGAGGCGGCTCCGGCACCCGCTCCCGAACCGCCCGCACCGTCGAAGGAAGAACTGCTGCTGACGGAGATCCGCGACCTGCTGAAAGAGCAGAAGAAATAA
- the def gene encoding peptide deformylase produces MKTLCRICLGTAAGLALAGCSQKFKSAEKEIINAGDGGIMRVLTVTDRSDSLTLRRKSAPMAEGMERSDDYETLRRRMLATVRDPENTGVGIAAPQVGILRRMIAVQRFDKPGEPFEIYLNPEIIEYSAETAPGREGCLSIPGCYGEVTRAQQIVLRYRDEQFAERTERIGGFTAVIFQHEVDHLDGILYTDRMDGTPLQRE; encoded by the coding sequence ATGAAAACACTATGCAGAATCTGTCTGGGCACGGCCGCCGGACTCGCGCTCGCAGGGTGCTCGCAAAAATTCAAAAGCGCCGAGAAAGAGATCATAAATGCCGGAGACGGCGGAATCATGCGCGTACTGACGGTCACCGACCGCAGCGATTCGCTGACGCTCCGCCGCAAATCGGCCCCGATGGCCGAGGGCATGGAGCGTTCGGACGACTACGAAACGCTGCGCCGCCGGATGCTCGCCACGGTACGGGACCCGGAGAACACCGGCGTAGGGATAGCCGCCCCGCAGGTGGGCATCCTGCGGCGGATGATCGCCGTACAGCGGTTCGACAAGCCGGGAGAGCCTTTCGAAATCTATCTGAATCCGGAAATCATCGAATACTCTGCGGAAACGGCTCCGGGACGCGAGGGATGCCTCTCGATTCCCGGCTGCTACGGCGAAGTGACGCGCGCGCAGCAGATCGTGCTGCGCTACCGCGACGAACAGTTCGCCGAACGGACGGAGCGCATCGGAGGCTTCACGGCCGTCATTTTCCAGCACGAGGTCGATCACCTCGACGGCATCCTCTACACCGACCGGATGGACGGAACGCCCTTGCAGCGGGAATAG
- a CDS encoding sulfatase-like hydrolase/transferase: MNRELRTTGLGLLAVAAAGCAPKQETRPNIILVLADDMGAECLGCYGGTSYNTPHLDALAERAIRYENMHATPLSTPSRVQLMTGVYNDRNYVNFGYMNDDDHTFAHLARQAGYSTAVVGKWQLGRSREMVGKLGFDEWCLTQLQIYKELAGERATDRYAFSYVDDNGHYEFSYYAPDDFQRYAFEYIDRQTEAGKPFLLYYPTPLVHTPHVATPDSECWTDDPDTRFKKDSRHFPDMVAYLDKQVGQLVAKLEERGIWDNTILIFVGDNGTCPLITSQMEDGQQIEGGKGSPTVYGTHVPLLIAWGDKIREGRVSDRLVDLTDFMPTIADAMGIEIPEEWGAEGISLYPELCGQEPLEREFSLLHFNPLWPHKTYPRAARCAYDKEYKYYWDGRFYHYAEDPLEEHPLDIADCTPEVQALHARLKARVDELPGWYPDKPGAPRHGDYKSFYDAKPQQ; encoded by the coding sequence ATGAACAGGGAACTCAGAACGACAGGGCTCGGCCTGCTGGCGGTCGCCGCCGCGGGATGCGCCCCGAAGCAGGAAACGCGCCCCAACATCATCCTGGTACTGGCCGACGACATGGGAGCCGAATGTCTCGGATGCTACGGAGGCACCAGTTACAACACTCCGCACCTCGACGCGCTGGCCGAACGGGCCATCCGCTACGAAAACATGCACGCGACACCGCTCAGCACCCCGTCGCGCGTGCAGCTGATGACGGGCGTCTACAACGACCGCAACTATGTCAATTTCGGATACATGAACGACGACGACCACACGTTCGCCCATCTGGCCCGACAGGCCGGATACTCGACGGCCGTGGTGGGAAAATGGCAGCTCGGACGGTCGCGCGAAATGGTCGGCAAGCTCGGATTCGACGAATGGTGCCTCACCCAGCTGCAAATCTACAAGGAGCTGGCCGGAGAGCGGGCGACGGACCGCTACGCATTCTCCTACGTCGATGACAACGGCCATTACGAATTCAGCTACTATGCGCCGGACGATTTCCAGCGTTACGCCTTCGAATACATCGACCGGCAGACCGAAGCCGGCAAACCCTTCCTGCTCTACTATCCCACCCCGCTGGTACACACGCCGCACGTCGCCACGCCCGATTCGGAGTGCTGGACCGACGATCCGGACACACGGTTCAAGAAAGACTCCCGCCATTTTCCGGACATGGTCGCCTATCTCGACAAGCAGGTCGGGCAGCTGGTGGCGAAACTCGAGGAACGCGGCATCTGGGACAACACGATCCTGATCTTCGTCGGCGACAACGGCACCTGCCCCCTCATCACGTCGCAGATGGAGGACGGACAGCAAATAGAGGGCGGAAAAGGTTCTCCGACGGTTTACGGAACGCATGTGCCCCTGCTGATCGCATGGGGCGACAAGATCCGCGAGGGACGGGTCAGCGACCGGCTGGTGGATCTGACGGACTTCATGCCGACGATAGCCGACGCTATGGGGATCGAGATTCCCGAGGAGTGGGGCGCGGAAGGCATATCGCTCTACCCGGAGCTCTGCGGACAGGAGCCGCTCGAAAGGGAGTTCTCGCTACTGCACTTCAACCCGCTGTGGCCCCACAAGACCTACCCGCGGGCCGCACGGTGCGCCTACGACAAGGAGTACAAATATTACTGGGACGGACGGTTCTACCACTACGCCGAAGACCCGCTGGAAGAGCATCCTCTCGACATTGCGGACTGTACGCCCGAGGTGCAGGCGCTCCACGCACGGCTGAAAGCCCGGGTTGACGAACTGCCGGGATGGTATCCGGACAAACCCGGAGCGCCGCGCCACGGCGACTACAAGAGTTTCTACGACGCCAAACCGCAGCAATGA
- a CDS encoding potassium channel family protein → MSLTDTARDGLADTLGAVKVAAGLVLLAALSWEIIAGDHVHMSGTYLTIQFIVCLVFLCDFFVRWTAAERRTRFFWRNLPFLLLSVPYLNILAWSGLRMTHDWAILVGLIPLLRAFLAMIIIVRWLVRGTKMRRLFVAYIFTVAVFTYISALVFYDYEALANPKLHGFGNALWWAWMNVTTVGAEIFPVTVIGKIFCVLLPSLGMMFFPIFTTYVLQEYAPDEKSGQ, encoded by the coding sequence ATGTCCCTTACCGATACCGCCCGTGACGGGCTTGCCGATACGCTCGGCGCCGTCAAAGTCGCCGCAGGACTGGTGCTTCTCGCAGCTCTCTCGTGGGAGATCATCGCCGGAGACCATGTCCACATGTCCGGAACGTACCTGACCATTCAGTTTATTGTCTGTCTCGTCTTTCTGTGCGATTTTTTTGTCCGCTGGACCGCAGCCGAACGCCGCACCCGTTTTTTCTGGCGCAACCTGCCGTTTCTGCTGCTGTCGGTTCCCTACCTGAACATTCTCGCGTGGAGCGGCCTGCGCATGACCCATGACTGGGCGATCCTCGTGGGGCTGATTCCGTTGCTGCGGGCTTTTTTGGCCATGATTATCATCGTGCGGTGGCTCGTCCGCGGCACCAAGATGCGGCGGCTGTTCGTCGCCTATATCTTTACCGTGGCGGTCTTCACCTATATTTCGGCTCTCGTCTTCTACGACTACGAGGCGCTCGCCAACCCCAAGCTCCACGGCTTCGGCAACGCGCTCTGGTGGGCGTGGATGAACGTCACGACCGTCGGCGCCGAGATCTTCCCCGTCACGGTCATCGGCAAGATCTTCTGCGTGCTGCTGCCGTCACTGGGCATGATGTTCTTTCCGATCTTCACGACCTATGTTTTGCAGGAGTATGCCCCGGACGAAAAGTCCGGCCAGTAG
- a CDS encoding AI-2E family transporter has protein sequence MLSIREKYWHYSLFVLIVGLGVTIFVELTPFLGGLLGAVTIYVLLRRQMWFLSERRRWRRSLAASLLLGEAVLFFLIPISLIVWMVVDRIQGVTLDPDSILTPVKHVAGLIREKTGYDALQEGNVRSLMAFIPRMGQWIVGGLFDFAVNVVVLLFVLYFMLIGGLRMETYCRELLPFNRRTARSAMREIHMIVRSNAIVIPLLAVSQGVVAYVGYLVFGVSSPLFWGVLTCFSTILPIVGTALVWLPLALYMGLDGNWGAGIGLAMYGGLVVTQIDNLVRMVMQKKMADTHPLVTIFGVFIGLSLFGFMGVIFGPLMLAMFIFCVNIFKRTYLDRRSDRELSAPDDGPEHRGGFSDVSSR, from the coding sequence ATGCTTTCGATCCGGGAAAAATACTGGCATTACTCGCTTTTCGTCCTGATCGTCGGGTTGGGCGTGACGATCTTCGTCGAGCTGACACCCTTTCTGGGGGGCCTGCTGGGAGCCGTCACCATCTACGTGCTGCTGCGGCGGCAGATGTGGTTCCTGAGCGAACGGCGGCGCTGGAGGCGGAGCCTTGCGGCTTCGCTGCTGCTGGGCGAAGCGGTGCTCTTCTTCCTGATCCCGATCAGCCTGATCGTCTGGATGGTCGTTGACCGGATTCAGGGTGTCACGCTCGATCCCGATTCGATCCTGACGCCCGTGAAGCATGTCGCCGGGCTGATCCGCGAAAAGACGGGCTACGATGCGCTCCAAGAAGGCAATGTCCGGTCGCTCATGGCCTTCATCCCCCGGATGGGGCAGTGGATCGTCGGCGGCCTTTTCGACTTCGCCGTCAATGTCGTCGTGCTGCTGTTCGTGCTCTACTTCATGCTCATCGGCGGCCTGCGCATGGAGACTTACTGCCGCGAACTCCTGCCTTTCAACCGCCGCACGGCGCGCAGCGCGATGCGCGAGATACACATGATCGTCCGTTCGAACGCCATCGTCATTCCGCTGCTGGCCGTCTCCCAGGGCGTCGTGGCCTATGTCGGCTATTTGGTCTTCGGGGTTTCCTCGCCGCTTTTCTGGGGTGTGCTGACCTGCTTCTCGACGATCCTCCCCATCGTCGGCACGGCGCTCGTGTGGCTGCCGCTGGCACTCTACATGGGACTCGACGGCAACTGGGGCGCGGGGATCGGGCTGGCGATGTACGGCGGGCTGGTGGTCACGCAGATCGACAACCTCGTGCGGATGGTCATGCAGAAGAAGATGGCCGACACGCATCCGCTCGTCACCATCTTCGGAGTCTTCATCGGATTGTCGCTTTTCGGGTTCATGGGCGTCATCTTCGGGCCGCTGATGCTGGCGATGTTCATTTTCTGCGTCAATATCTTCAAGCGCACGTATCTCGACCGCAGGTCCGACCGAGAGCTTTCCGCTCCGGACGACGGCCCGGAACATCGGGGTGGTTTCTCGGATGTTTCGTCTCGGTGA
- a CDS encoding biotin/lipoyl-containing protein, whose amino-acid sequence MARNLKIRDLTLRDGQQSSFATRMNQEQIDRCLPFYKDANFYAMEVWGGAVPDSVMRYLNENPWTRLETIYKAVGDVSKLTALSRGRNLFGYSPYTDEIIDGFCRNSIQSGLGIMRIFDALNDVDNVKSTVKYVKQYGGIADCAVCYTVDPKYPELGFWAKLTGKSNPKPVFTDAYFLDKARQMAALGADMITIKDMSGLIPPRRVATLVRLFKKNLSIPVDFHTHCTPGYGLASVLSAIIAGVDVVDTNCWYFAEGTGAPAIELIHVFCKKLGIETGVNMEAVAKINTQLRDIRKELNQSVFGVEKPEPKAFNPLTDTLPDEIDALFDKAIAAAQRDDEDATLDACRKIEAYFGFPAPNELVQKAEIPGGMYSNMVAQLKQLKAEEILPRAMELIPTVRLAAGLPPLVTPTSQIVGAQAVNCALDEKAGRPMYSNKSSQFVGLVKGEYGKTPVKVDPEFRFKICGVREETPYDTSKYQMQPNPELPEAGGVKLAADEKEVLLLELFPLVAKTFLTNMKVKAYEASKPAEPAVKAEEKPAEAAKAVITGNTVTAPLPGRVIELKVKVGDTVKANDEVLVLEAMKMENSITTDYAGTVKQILVAEGQTVATDAVLMEIE is encoded by the coding sequence ATGGCGAGAAATCTCAAAATCAGAGACCTTACGTTGCGCGACGGCCAGCAGTCGTCGTTCGCGACCCGTATGAACCAGGAGCAGATCGACCGCTGTCTGCCGTTCTACAAAGATGCCAATTTCTATGCTATGGAGGTCTGGGGCGGCGCCGTACCCGATTCGGTGATGCGTTATCTCAACGAGAATCCCTGGACGCGCCTCGAAACGATCTACAAGGCGGTGGGCGATGTCTCGAAACTCACGGCTCTTTCGCGGGGCCGCAACCTGTTCGGCTACTCGCCCTATACGGACGAAATCATCGACGGCTTCTGCCGCAATTCGATTCAGAGCGGCCTGGGGATCATGCGTATTTTCGACGCCCTGAACGATGTCGATAACGTGAAATCGACGGTCAAATACGTCAAGCAGTACGGCGGCATCGCCGACTGTGCGGTTTGCTACACGGTCGATCCGAAATACCCCGAACTGGGCTTCTGGGCCAAGTTGACGGGCAAATCGAATCCCAAGCCGGTCTTCACCGACGCCTATTTCCTCGACAAGGCCAGGCAGATGGCCGCGCTGGGCGCCGACATGATCACCATCAAGGACATGTCGGGACTCATCCCGCCGCGCCGCGTCGCCACGCTCGTGCGGTTGTTCAAGAAGAACCTTTCGATTCCCGTCGATTTCCATACCCATTGCACCCCGGGCTACGGACTGGCCTCGGTGCTCTCGGCCATCATCGCCGGAGTGGATGTCGTGGACACCAACTGTTGGTATTTCGCCGAGGGCACCGGAGCTCCGGCCATCGAATTGATCCACGTCTTCTGCAAGAAGCTGGGTATCGAGACGGGCGTCAATATGGAGGCCGTCGCCAAGATCAACACCCAGCTGCGCGACATCCGCAAGGAGCTCAACCAGTCGGTGTTCGGCGTCGAGAAACCCGAACCCAAGGCGTTCAATCCGCTGACCGACACGCTGCCCGACGAGATCGACGCACTGTTCGACAAGGCTATCGCCGCCGCCCAGCGCGACGACGAGGACGCCACGCTCGACGCCTGCCGCAAGATCGAGGCTTACTTCGGCTTCCCGGCTCCCAACGAGCTGGTCCAGAAGGCCGAGATTCCCGGCGGCATGTATTCGAACATGGTCGCCCAGCTCAAACAGCTCAAGGCCGAGGAGATTCTTCCCCGTGCTATGGAGCTGATCCCGACGGTACGCCTGGCCGCTGGCCTGCCGCCGCTGGTGACCCCGACTTCGCAGATCGTGGGCGCCCAGGCCGTCAACTGCGCCCTCGACGAGAAGGCCGGACGACCGATGTACTCCAACAAGTCGTCGCAGTTCGTGGGGCTGGTCAAGGGCGAATACGGCAAAACGCCGGTGAAGGTCGATCCCGAATTCCGCTTCAAGATCTGCGGTGTTCGCGAAGAGACGCCCTACGACACGTCGAAATACCAGATGCAGCCCAATCCCGAACTGCCCGAGGCCGGCGGTGTGAAGCTCGCGGCCGACGAGAAGGAGGTGCTGTTGCTCGAACTCTTCCCGCTCGTGGCCAAGACGTTCCTTACCAATATGAAAGTGAAGGCTTACGAGGCTTCGAAGCCTGCCGAACCCGCCGTGAAGGCCGAGGAGAAGCCCGCTGAAGCGGCGAAGGCCGTGATTACGGGCAACACCGTGACGGCTCCGCTGCCGGGGCGCGTGATCGAACTCAAAGTGAAAGTGGGGGATACGGTCAAGGCGAACGACGAGGTTCTCGTGCTCGAAGCCATGAAGATGGAGAACTCCATCACGACCGATTATGCAGGTACGGTGAAGCAGATTCTGGTCGCCGAAGGCCAGACGGTCGCCACCGATGCCGTGCTGATGGAGATTGAATAA
- a CDS encoding xanthan lyase — protein MKNKILSLLISIFALGVVSAAEVGTASRAEIARMLSRVVSREITGGYQKAEPTTVRIEAVKASRSRVQIYATVGLSYYPFREDNVRALRDSVRALLPREFRKARIEIYTDRREIGELVPLACRNAALLKKQIAKRQIVPFTNRSERPLVTPLSAAATPSKGLSGRHIALWQSHGRYFDQPENCWKWQRAMLWQTCEDLYTQSYVLPYLVPMLENAGACVMLPRERDVQKFEVLADNDAAGQYVETGSWETGGPGFAHLRQVYHTGENPFREGTTRRTRTVSDDATDRAVWRADIPEQGEYAVYVSYESTPESADDAHYTVHHLGGETEYAVNQTMGGGTWIYLGRFAFAPGRQEVVTLSNRSRTAGRILSADAVKIGGGFGNVARTPCDSLRLPDTEYVEETSGYPRFCEGARYWLQWAGFPEAVYTPKNNTDDYKDDYMSRAHWVNALMGGSERLPDSAGLRIPVDMALAFHSDAGVRDGDGIVGTLGICYTRENGGKFVGGADRYRSRDLTDLVQTQVVEDIRRTFEPDWQRRGLWNRAYYEARVPGVPTMLLELLSHQNFADMRLGSDPRFKFLVSRAVYKGILRYISSQYGLSYVVQPLPVEAFAAEFTAEDRVALSWSPVMDPLEKSAAPTGYVVYTRVDDGGFDNGRPVDEPGLVVEQKPGHIYSYRVTAVNEGGESFPSETLSACRVADERGRVLIVNGFDRVSAPLSERSDSLAGFRMEIDGGVPDRQDIAFAGAQHVFDLSQAHCDVDSIALGACGCDFETDVIGGNTFDYPALHGRSVAAAGYSFCSASLKAVERGETTLGRYPAVDLILGKQRTTTIGRGVQDPAFETFSPELQSVLRRYLADGGALFASGAYVVSDLWAEEAPGGGRAFAEEVLHCALDTGRAAERGRVRVVTAHKDFSRGEYRFNDEYRPDRYIVESPDALKPVGAEAFAVMRYVENDRTAAVACEAQGRTFVVGFPFEAILSPTERDRLMRDALRFLLNENIK, from the coding sequence ATGAAAAATAAAATTTTATCCCTGCTTATATCAATCTTTGCTTTAGGCGTTGTCTCTGCCGCCGAGGTCGGAACGGCCTCCCGTGCCGAAATCGCCCGGATGCTGTCGCGTGTCGTTTCCCGCGAGATCACGGGCGGCTATCAGAAAGCCGAACCGACCACCGTGCGGATCGAGGCCGTGAAAGCCTCGCGCAGCCGGGTGCAGATCTACGCCACGGTCGGATTGTCCTACTATCCGTTCCGCGAGGACAATGTGCGCGCCCTGCGCGATTCGGTGCGCGCGCTGCTGCCGCGGGAGTTCCGCAAGGCCCGCATCGAAATCTATACCGACCGGCGCGAGATCGGCGAACTGGTGCCGCTGGCCTGCCGCAACGCCGCGCTGCTGAAGAAGCAGATTGCAAAACGGCAGATCGTGCCGTTCACCAACCGTTCCGAACGGCCGCTGGTCACGCCGCTCTCGGCCGCCGCGACTCCGTCGAAAGGACTTTCGGGGCGTCATATCGCCCTTTGGCAGAGCCACGGACGCTATTTCGACCAGCCCGAAAACTGTTGGAAATGGCAGCGCGCGATGCTGTGGCAGACCTGCGAGGACCTCTATACGCAGAGCTACGTGCTGCCGTATCTGGTCCCGATGCTCGAAAACGCCGGGGCCTGCGTGATGCTGCCGCGCGAACGCGACGTGCAGAAATTCGAGGTGCTGGCCGACAACGACGCCGCAGGGCAGTATGTTGAGACGGGGAGCTGGGAGACTGGCGGCCCGGGCTTCGCACACCTGCGGCAGGTCTATCATACGGGTGAAAATCCTTTCCGCGAAGGTACGACACGTCGCACGCGGACCGTGTCGGACGATGCGACGGACCGTGCCGTCTGGCGGGCCGACATTCCCGAACAGGGCGAATATGCGGTCTACGTGAGCTATGAATCGACGCCCGAAAGCGCCGACGATGCGCATTATACGGTGCACCACCTCGGCGGCGAGACCGAATATGCCGTCAATCAGACGATGGGCGGCGGCACGTGGATCTACCTGGGGCGCTTCGCTTTCGCCCCGGGGCGTCAGGAGGTCGTGACCCTTTCGAATCGTTCGCGCACGGCGGGCCGCATCCTTTCGGCCGATGCCGTGAAGATCGGCGGCGGTTTCGGCAACGTCGCCCGCACGCCCTGCGACTCGCTGCGACTGCCCGACACGGAGTATGTCGAGGAGACCAGCGGCTATCCCCGTTTCTGCGAGGGCGCGCGCTACTGGCTCCAGTGGGCGGGTTTTCCCGAGGCGGTCTATACGCCGAAAAACAATACCGACGATTACAAGGACGACTACATGTCGCGCGCCCATTGGGTCAACGCCCTGATGGGCGGTTCGGAGCGTCTGCCTGACTCCGCGGGACTGCGCATTCCGGTCGATATGGCGCTGGCGTTCCACTCGGACGCAGGCGTCCGCGACGGCGACGGCATCGTCGGGACGCTGGGCATCTGCTACACCCGCGAGAACGGGGGCAAGTTCGTCGGCGGGGCAGACCGCTACCGTTCGCGCGACCTCACGGACCTCGTGCAGACGCAGGTCGTCGAAGACATCCGCCGCACGTTCGAACCCGACTGGCAGCGCCGCGGGTTGTGGAACCGCGCCTATTACGAAGCGCGTGTTCCGGGTGTTCCGACGATGCTGCTGGAATTGCTTTCGCACCAGAATTTCGCCGACATGCGTCTGGGCAGCGACCCGCGTTTCAAATTCCTCGTGAGCCGCGCCGTCTATAAAGGTATCTTGCGGTATATCAGTTCGCAATACGGATTATCTTATGTCGTGCAGCCGCTGCCCGTCGAGGCTTTCGCCGCGGAGTTCACGGCGGAAGATCGTGTCGCGCTGTCGTGGAGCCCGGTGATGGACCCGCTGGAAAAGAGCGCTGCGCCGACGGGCTATGTGGTCTATACGCGCGTGGACGACGGCGGATTCGACAACGGGCGTCCGGTCGATGAACCCGGTCTGGTCGTCGAACAGAAGCCGGGACATATATACAGCTACCGGGTGACGGCCGTGAACGAGGGCGGCGAGAGTTTTCCGAGCGAGACCCTCTCGGCCTGCCGCGTAGCGGACGAGAGGGGCCGGGTGCTGATCGTTAACGGGTTCGACCGTGTGAGCGCTCCGCTGAGCGAACGCAGCGATTCGCTCGCGGGCTTCCGCATGGAGATCGACGGCGGGGTTCCCGACCGGCAGGACATCGCATTCGCCGGGGCGCAGCATGTATTCGATCTTTCGCAGGCGCACTGCGATGTGGACAGCATCGCCCTCGGGGCCTGCGGGTGCGATTTCGAGACCGACGTGATCGGCGGCAACACGTTCGACTATCCGGCTCTGCACGGGCGTTCCGTGGCGGCGGCGGGCTACTCCTTCTGTTCGGCTTCGCTGAAAGCCGTGGAGCGCGGCGAGACGACGCTCGGGCGCTATCCGGCCGTCGATCTCATCCTCGGCAAACAGCGGACGACGACGATCGGCCGCGGTGTGCAGGACCCCGCGTTCGAAACCTTTTCGCCTGAATTGCAGAGCGTTCTGCGGCGTTATCTGGCCGACGGAGGTGCGTTGTTCGCTTCGGGCGCCTATGTGGTCTCGGACCTTTGGGCGGAGGAGGCCCCGGGCGGGGGGCGTGCATTCGCTGAGGAGGTGCTGCATTGTGCGCTCGACACCGGGCGGGCTGCCGAGAGGGGCCGGGTGCGGGTCGTGACGGCGCACAAGGACTTTTCGCGCGGCGAATACCGTTTCAACGACGAATACCGCCCCGACCGGTATATCGTCGAGTCGCCCGATGCGCTGAAGCCCGTGGGTGCGGAGGCTTTCGCCGTGATGCGCTACGTCGAGAACGACCGTACGGCGGCTGTGGCCTGCGAGGCGCAGGGGAGGACTTTCGTCGTGGGATTTCCCTTCGAAGCGATCCTCAGTCCTACGGAACGCGACCGGCTGATGCGCGACGCGCTGCGGTTCCTGCTGAATGAAAACATCAAATAA
- a CDS encoding sodium:solute symporter has protein sequence MTPAAVIAAVLGYIAVLFVVAWVSGRRADNAGFFTGNRRTPWYMAAFAMIGAAMSGVTFISVPGSVAVDSFSYMQMVAGFTVGQLVVAFVLIPTFYRLRVVSLYEYLDDRFGVASHRTGAWFFFISKMLGAALRVYVVCAVMQLLVFSHYGIPFWANALITMLFVWLYTQQGGVKSLIWTDTLKTLCLVASLVLSIVFIMRGLGLSFSDTVREVSASPMSRIFFFDDPASDRYFWKMFAAGIVLLVAMTGLDQDMMQRNLSCATPRDSQKNIVLTAVSQIFVIFLFLVLGVLLYLYMERSGLTPPAKSDQVFSLVAVDGGLPLVVGILFVVGLISSTYSAAGSALTALTTSFTVDILEGTKRCGEERLTRLRKGVHILMALGMAAVILAFEYWADDSVINLVYKVAGYTYGPILGMFAFGMFTRRKVRDRWIPLVAVAAPVLSALVQWWAREAWGYRIGFELLIYNAAFTMIGMSLLVERDEK, from the coding sequence ATGACTCCTGCTGCTGTCATTGCCGCCGTTTTGGGCTACATAGCCGTCCTGTTCGTCGTGGCGTGGGTTTCGGGCCGCCGTGCCGACAATGCCGGGTTTTTCACCGGAAACCGCCGCACGCCGTGGTACATGGCGGCCTTCGCCATGATCGGAGCCGCCATGTCGGGCGTGACGTTCATCTCGGTTCCGGGCTCCGTGGCCGTCGATTCGTTCTCCTACATGCAGATGGTCGCAGGCTTCACGGTGGGGCAGCTCGTCGTGGCTTTCGTGCTGATACCCACCTTCTACCGGCTGCGGGTGGTCTCGCTCTACGAGTACCTCGACGACCGTTTCGGCGTCGCCTCGCACCGCACCGGGGCGTGGTTCTTCTTCATCTCCAAGATGCTGGGGGCCGCGTTGCGGGTCTATGTCGTCTGCGCCGTGATGCAGCTGCTGGTCTTCTCGCACTACGGCATTCCGTTTTGGGCCAATGCCTTGATAACGATGCTTTTCGTGTGGCTCTACACCCAGCAGGGCGGCGTGAAGTCGCTGATCTGGACAGATACGCTCAAAACCCTCTGCCTCGTGGCGAGCCTCGTGCTGTCGATCGTCTTCATCATGCGGGGACTCGGACTTTCGTTCTCCGATACGGTCCGTGAGGTTTCGGCCTCGCCGATGTCGCGGATTTTCTTCTTCGACGATCCCGCTTCGGACCGCTATTTCTGGAAGATGTTCGCCGCAGGCATCGTCCTGCTGGTCGCCATGACGGGACTCGATCAGGATATGATGCAGCGCAACCTGAGTTGCGCCACGCCGCGCGATTCGCAGAAGAACATCGTGCTGACGGCCGTGAGTCAGATTTTCGTCATCTTCCTTTTCCTGGTGCTGGGCGTGCTGCTGTACCTCTACATGGAGCGCAGCGGCCTGACACCGCCCGCCAAGAGCGATCAGGTCTTTTCGCTGGTCGCCGTCGATGGCGGACTGCCGCTTGTCGTTGGCATCCTGTTCGTTGTGGGGCTTATCTCAAGCACCTATTCGGCCGCCGGATCGGCCCTCACGGCCCTCACGACCTCCTTTACGGTCGATATTCTCGAAGGCACGAAACGCTGCGGCGAGGAGCGTCTCACGCGCCTTCGCAAAGGGGTTCATATACTGATGGCGCTGGGCATGGCCGCCGTGATCCTCGCTTTCGAATACTGGGCCGACGACAGCGTTATCAACCTGGTCTATAAGGTCGCCGGCTATACTTACGGCCCGATTTTGGGTATGTTCGCTTTCGGGATGTTCACGCGCCGCAAGGTCCGCGACCGCTGGATTCCGCTGGTTGCCGTCGCGGCTCCGGTGCTGAGTGCGCTGGTGCAGTGGTGGGCCCGCGAGGCGTGGGGCTACCGGATCGGGTTCGAATTGTTGATTTACAATGCCGCATTTACGATGATCGGCATGTCGTTGCTTGTTGAACGAGATGAAAAATAA